Proteins encoded by one window of Salvia splendens isolate huo1 chromosome 5, SspV2, whole genome shotgun sequence:
- the LOC121803666 gene encoding protein NO VEIN-like isoform X1: MYGQRPPFRPGGGGRGASQPPQQQQQQIQLNPNLFPNPNLFMLQQNPNLLPQFNPFLQNPNGFSQFQHQFQNMNIPVQPNHEHTSFQAPPQNEYYYNSNSNNNNNFPQQHVKVQNEIAEKVDKAARSAWNDLLKSKENVSAWKVSQAALLAVKAESWGSLGFPMQQVPSLKSILVTEGKINAFIHCFVAARKITSLFDLEVAVCESEGVKNFEELELGPLVKHPLAVHYFSLTSKVTEVYTIRTEEIISHLCEFIDTHKKKSIKVDIFLDFICKKQSASGWENLGVRVQDFRLYVNHIKHAKESEDVVLEKCYEKIRKQDGKCSKKRPLFLKQKKEMDDHFDTISQRLQSFSSEAQFSGKHIRFLSSSSEDDDSEANQCEDNQNQKNVDSSCNLSQPNGRAERVGSCPYPSAIEEMKRLGLKSEVESTSYTPSGGVRCDRDNNHSRRKRRYENLSSSTLLPRKLPKKEKFDADVKLKGSDDNSLSGDSLSIESLRTFVTTWKEACRENNADEVLERMLQFYNVRRKRKVKEMFASYPFIGLLNAAVACMKLGLWDNMYDTFLNFGQQEIDNKQDESSDDYINIDVQSSKKDVAAPAPVIVTHKQNIAVEDIAKKISGYLEDDVLPRKSPEENRFHLLRKLCNCEYWLIEQYSVDKFESLGYGEYFVFLEKYSHLLPDALHKCILGGSSKNVSLEAHILPIQLDMLLSQALDSFQENETVNIHYVSELLARQFPLVCFELGNSHIKENFLDIIQERRCNLTSHSVLFSIPLSRPTYMGNSSADDEKDNTVKSGIIAPVTSRDAIEVMLKAPMLADLKLWSHWDTLFAPHLGSIVKWLLKEVNSKELLCLVTKDGKVIRLDHSATVDTFLKVFIEESSFETAVQLLSLFAIYGGEQSIPLSLLKCHAQKAFEVVTNNYLEKILDNENSHMHGNQSFDQHIVMESTSSNLDRKFLNNRSIMNRAAPVLSRFVLECLSYLPVEFCSTVADILISGLQSFVNNAPAAILAECKQIEHRLILHEVGLSLGLLEWVNDYQSFCSSTTHGLPPTPSYLDVVNSEPNRLSMVGQGDLNVHVASSGEMLVSSEADLGKDKPASDMTDYANLLGCTSNYSEEISRPDNHNDTDPAKFIESIRQEEFGLNQCLSATESSMLEKQHARLGRALHCLSQELYSQDSHFILELVQNADDNIYPENVEPTLTFILEEKGIVVLNNEHGFSFNNIRALCDVGNSTKKGVNTGYIGKKGIGFKSVFRVTDAPEIHSNGFHIKFDITGGQIGFVLPTVIPPCDVDFYTRLALAGSDRLDRNSWKTCIVLPFRSSLLEGFGMNNILSMFSDLHPSLLLFLHRLQCIKFKNLVDDSFIVMRKEVIGNGIVEVTLGNNRMTWFVASKKLVADTIRSDVQTTEISVAFTLKETSEEGYAPVLNQQPVFSFLPLRTYGLKFILQGDFVLPSSREEVDGSSPWNQWLLSEFPDLFVSAVRSFCSLPCYENSPAKAITVFMSFVPLVGEVHGFFSSLPRRIISKLRMSNCLLLESNEKWVPPCKVMRNWSDQTRSLLSDSLLHEHLGLGFLNKDIVLSDSLAKALGVEDCGPTILLKFISSLCRSEDKLKSMGFGWLASWLSTIYVMPSQPFMQTSSSNETESNFISDLQKTPFIPLSDGKYSSLNEGIIWLHCDSVDQGISDQYLLETFPKLFAKLRIVNPGLLAAASTIDGSCSDASIMENAARMLYKIGVQRLCIHDIVKLQILPAIYDDKIAVGQEELMTEYLAFVMFHLQSSCTTCCLERDSIIAELHKKAMILTNFGFKRCSEVAIHFNQEYGNSVDVDKLINGTDIKWYKIDVAYVRHPITKSISGGVLKWRRFFQEIGVTDFVQVVDVCKSVPEMSPICFMDEEKATEMSVDSVANNWESQELFHIVSWISSRDDREKSGYLLEILDKLWDEYYSDKATGYHNDTTGERKSFKSSIVCTLQNIPWIASNISNKLHYPKDLFDDCVAVNSIFGRNAPCTIRKVKSTKLLTDIGLKTEVTLDDALSVLRLWRQSGSHLNASVSQMSNFYAYLWKEMTHSKKKVIEELHSGPFIFVPDTCSYLNEDALPGSLMSPRDVYWHDTIGSVDLIKSDHPECVSAFASSKIKMLQNLYPHLHDFFVNECGVDASPPFSSYLQILLELSAIALPHQAAKQVFEVFLIWDDALRSGSMTSEDVQFLKENLLKKEYAVLPTRQDKWVSLHSSFGIVCWSDDDNLRREFKHREGVDFLYFEKSTLRAQSDASGEDNQILLGKVSVAMQRLGIPVLSKIITREAIAYGSEDSSSISLLVNWVLPYAQRYIFNAHPDKYFQLKQSSFENLKHLKIVVVEKLFYRYKINKSDIASKKRHQCNCLLQENILYCCRESDSHSIFLELSCLLFDGTPELHFANFLHMMKTMAESGATEEQTESFILNSQKMPKLPDEEYTWSLQSVSSLMESNAASSDSVKVQDLSNLPSKRKHGIKSSNWPPANWKTAPGFESVDTSRLTKPWPSTVQIQAGNIAREDCRTADICFNDVSSEFNIDVNSTTQGAVQVETEVPEPQSNLPSNLVPSNVNVVMDSIDLDSFDTKDVGPSVCSEKDPALSQQALLTGRLGELVAFKYFMGEEVGERSVKWVNEANETGLPYDIVLEGDDSTTEYIEVKATRYGRKNWFLISLREWQFAIEKGESFSIAHVVLAENNMAKVTVYQNPARLCQLGNLRLAVVVPKQ; the protein is encoded by the exons GTGACTGAAGTTTACACAATAAGAACTGAAGAAATAATATCTCACCTTTGTGAGTTTATTGATACTCACAAAAAGAAAAGTATTAAAGTCGATATCTTTTTGGATTTTATTTGTAAGAAGCAATCTGCCAGTGGCTGGGAAAACCTTGGTGTGCGGGTCCAGGATTTCAG GTTATATGTTAATCATATAAAGCACGCAAAAGAATCCGAAGATGTTGTACTAGAGAAATGTTATGAGAAAATCAGAAAGCAAGATGGGAAATGCAGCAAGAAGCGTCcactttttttaaaacaaaagaagGAAATGGATGACCATTTTGACACAATCTCCCAGCGTCTGCAGTCCTTTTCATCGGAAGCCCAGTTTTCTGGGAAACACATAAGATTTTTGTCATCAAGTTCAGAGGATGATGATAGTGAAGCAAATCAGTGTGAAGATAACCAGAATCAGAAGAATGTAGACAGCAGTTGTAATTTGTCGCAGCCAAATGGTAGAGCGGAGCGTGTTGGCAGCTGCCCTTATCCATCAGCAATTGAAGAAATGAAAAGGCTGGGCTTGAAAAGTGAAGTGGAGTCCACCTCTTATACACCCAGTGGTGGTGTAAGGTGTGATAGGGACAATAACCACTCCCGTAGGAAGAGAAGATATGAAAATTTGAGTTCAAGCACTTTGTTACCTCGCAAGTTGCCTAAAAAGGAGAAATTTGATGCAGATGTCAAGCTTAAGGGCTCTGATGATAATAGTTTGAGTGGTGATTCACTTTCTATTGAATCATTAAGGACATTTGTTACTACCTGGAAAGAGGCATGCCGAGAGAATAATGCAGATGAG GTTCTCGAAAGGATGCTTCAATTTTACAACGTAAGGAGAAAGAGGAAAGTGAAGGAAATGTTTGCATCATATCCATTCATTGGATTGCTCAATGCTGCT GTGGCATGCATGAAATTGGGATTATGGGATAATATGTATGATACTTTCCTGAACTTTGGCCAGCAAGAAATAGACAATAAACAAGATGAGAGTTCAGATGATTACATAAACATTGATGTCCAATCATCTAAGAAGGATGTTGCTGCTCCAGCACCTGTGATTGTTACACATAAACAAA ATATTGCAGTTGAAGATATTGCTAAGAAAATTTCTGGGTATCTTGAGGATGATGTTTTGCCCCGTAAAAGTCCCGAAGAAAATAGATTTCATTTGTTGAGGAAACTCTGCAACTGTGAGTATTGGCTAATTGAACAATATTCTGTGGACAAGTTTGAATCACTTGGTTATGgagaatattttgtgtttctgGAGAAATATTCACACCTGCTTCCTGATGCATTACACAAGTGCATACTAGGTGGTTCATCAAAAAATGTTTCTTTGGAGGCTCACATACTGCCTATTCAATTGGATATGTTGCTATCACAAGCTTTAGATAGCTTTCAGGAAAATGAAACTGTGAACATCCATTATGTTTCTGAATTGCTGGCTAGGCAGTTTCCTTTAGTATGCTTCGAACTAGGGAATAGTCATATCAAGGAAAACTTTCTGGATATCATACAGGAAAGGAGGTGCAACTTAACTTCACATTCTGTATTGTTTTCTATACCATTATCAAGACCAACCTATATGGGAAATTCATCAGCCGATGATGAGAAGGATAACACAGTAAAAAGTGGAATTATTGCTCCTGTTACTAGCCGAGATGCCATTGAGGTCATGCTGAAGGCCCCTATGCTGGCTGATTTGAAATTGTGGTCGCATTGGGATACTTTATTTGCTCCCCATCTTGGTTCAATTGTGAAGTGGTTGCTAAAGGAGGTTAACTCCAAAGAGTTGCTTTGTTTGGTTACCAAGGATGGCAAAGTAATTCGTTTGGACCATTCAGCTACTGTGGACACTTTTTTAAAAGTTTTCATTGAAGAATCTTCTTTTGAAACAGCAGTTCAGTTGTTGTCCTTATTTGCAATATATGGTGGTGAACAGAGTATTCCTCTATCACTTCTGAAGTGCCATGCACAGAAAGCCTTTGAAGTTGTTACCAATAATTATTTAGAGAAGATACTTGATAATGAAAATTCACACATGCATGGAAATCAATCTTTTGATCAGCATATAGTCATGGAAAGTACATCAAGTAATTTAGACAGAAAGTTTTTGAATAATAGGAGTATAATGAATAGGGCAGCTCCAGTTTTGTCAAGGTTTGTACTTGAATGTTTGAGTTATCTGCCAGTTGAGTTTTGCAGTACAGTAGCTGATATATTGATTTCTGGGTTACAATCTTTTGTGAATAATGCTCCTGCAGCTATCTTGGCTGAATGCAAGCAAATAGAGCATCGTCTTATTCTTCATGAAGTTGGTCTGTCTCTTGGATTGTTGGAATGGGTAAATGACTACCAATCCTTTTGTTCTTCTACTACACATGGACTACCCCCCACACCATCATACTTAGATGTGGTCAATTCGGAGCCCAATAGATTATCAATGGTTGGTCAAGGTGATCTGAACGTGCATGTTGCTTCTTCAGGTGAAATGCTGGTTTCCAGTGAGGCAGATCTTGGAAAAGATAAACCAGCCAGTGATATGACTGATTATGCTAACCTTTTAGGATGCACTAGTAATTATTCAGAGGAAATATCAAGGCCTGATAATCACAACGACACAGATCCAGCAAAATTTATTGAATCTATTAGGCAGGAGGAATTTGGTTTAAATCAATGTCTTTCAGCTACTGAAAGTAGCATGCTGGAAAAGCAGCATGCTCGATTGGGCAGAGCTCTCCATTGTCTATCACAAGAGCTGTACTCTCAAGATTCTCACTTTATCTTAGAGCTG GTACAAAATGCTGATGATAATATTTATCCCGAAAATGTGGAACCCACTCTAACATTCATTCTGGAGGAGAAAGGCATTGTTGTGTTGAATAATGAACACGGTTTTTCATTCAATAACATCAGGGCCCTTTGTGATGTTggaaattcaacaaaaaaaggCGTTAACACTGGATACATTGGAAAGAAAGGCATCGGATTCAAATCAGTATTCCGG GTTACTGATGCTCCAGAAATTCATTCAAATGGTTTTCATATAAAATTTGACATTACTGGAGGCCAGATTGGGTTTGTTCTGCCAACAGTAATCCCTCCTTGTGATGTTGACTTTTATACCAGATTGGCATTGGCAGGTTCTGACCGCCTTGATCGAAACTCTTGGAAAACATGCATTGTGCTACCTTTCAGATCAAGCTTGCTGGAGGGATTTGGCATGAACAACATTTTATCTATGTTCTCGGATCTTCATCCTTCTTTGTTGTTATTTCTTCATCGGCTACAATGCATTAAGTTTAAAAACTTAGTTGATGATTCATTCATTGTTATGAGGAAAGAAGTTATTGGGAATGGCATAGTAGAGGTTACCCTTGGTAATAATAGGATGACGTGGTTTGTAGCATCCAAGAAATTAGTGGCTGATACCATTCGTTCTGATGTGCAAACGACAGAAATTTCTGTTGCTTTTACATTAAAGGAGACAAGCGAAGAAGGATATGCCCCAGTTCTGAATCAGCAGCCAGTTTTTTCGTTTCTTCCTCTCAGGACATATGGACTTAAGTTTATTCTCCAAGGTGATTTTGTTTTGCCTTCTTCTAGAGAAGAAGTTGATGGTAGCAGTCCATGGAACCAGTGGTTACTATCCGAATTCCCTGATTTATTTGTTAGTGCTGTGAGGTCTTTTTGTTCTCTTCCTTGTTATGAGAACAGTCCAGCAAAAGCTATTACGGTATTTATGAGCTTTGTTCCTCTTGTGGGTGAAGTACATGGGTTCTTTTCTAGTCTACCACGGAGGATAATTTCTAAATTGCGCATGTCAAATTGCTTGCTTCTGGAAAGCAATGAGAAATGGGTTCCTCCTTGCAAGGTAATGAGGAATTGGTCTGACCAGACACGTTCTTTATTATCTGATAGTTTGCTTCACGAGCATCTTGGTCTAGGATTCTTGAATAAGGATATTGTTCTCTCTGATTCATTAGCTAAGGCTCTGGGGGTTGAGGATTGTGGACCCACTATTTTGCTTAAGTTCATTTCTTCATTGTGCCGCTCAGAAGATAAATTAAAGTCGATGGGTTTTGGTTGGTTAGCATCTTGGCTCAGCACCATTTATGTGATGCCATCTCAGCCTTTTATGCAAACTTCCTCAAGTAATGAGACTGAATCTAATTTCATATCTGATCTTCAGAAAACTCCATTCATCCCTCTTTCAGATGGTAAATACAGCTCTCTGAATGAGGGCATTATTTGGTTGCATTGTGACTCTGTCGACCAAGGTATTAGTGATCAATATCTTCTTGAGACATTTCCAAAATTGTTTGCCAAACTGCGGATTGTGAATCCAGGACTCCTGGCTGCAGCTTCCACCATTGATGGTTCATGCTCTGACGCATCAATTATGGAGAATGCTGCAAGGATGCTTTATAAAATCGGAGTCCAGCGACTGTGCATTCATGACATTGTAAAGTTGCAGATTCTGCCAGCCATATACGATGATAAAATTGCAGTGGGACAGGAAGAATTGATGACAGAGTACCTTGCCTTTGTCATGTTCCATTTACAATCAAGTTGTACTACCTGTTGCCTAGAAAGGGATAGCATTATTGCAGAGTTGCACAAGAAGGCCATGATCCTGACAAATTTTGGATTCAAGCGATGTAGTGAGGTGGCTATCCATTTCAATCAGGAGTATGGAAATTCTGTTGATGTGGACAAGCTAATAAATGGAACTGATATTAAATGGTACAAAATAGATGTTGCCTATGTAAGACATCCAATCACCAAATCCATCTCTGGAGGAGTGTTGAAATGGAGGAGATTTTTCCAGGAAATTGGAGTAACTGATTTTGTTCAAGTAGTTGATGTTTGTAAGAGTGTTCCTGAAATGTCTCCTATTTGTTTTATGGATGAAGAGAAAGCTACAGAGATGTCCGTTGATTCAGTTGCTAACAACTGGGAATCTCAGGAGTTGTTTCACATAGTGTCCTGGATTTCTTCTCGAGATGATCGGGAAAAGTCTGGATACCTCTTAGAGATTCTTGATAAATTATGGGATGAATATTACAGCGATAAGGCTACTGGTTATCACAATGATACAACTGGGGAACGCAAATCATTCAAATCCTCTATTGTATGTACACTCCAAAATATCCCATGGATAGCATCAAATATCAGCAACAAACTTCACTACCCTAAAGATCTCTTTGATGATTGTGTGGCGGTAAATTCTATTTTTGGTCGTAATGCTCCTTGTACTATTCGAAAG GTGAAAAGTACAAAGTTGCTCACTGATATTGGATTAAAAACTGAAGTTACCCTTGATGATGCTCTATCCGTTCTTAGACTTTGGAGACAGTCTGGATCTCATTTAAATGCTAG TGTCTCACAGATGTCCAACTTCTATGCATACCTCTGGAAGGAAATGACTCATTCAAAGAAGAAAGTTATAGAGGAATTACATTCTGGGCCTTTTATTTTTGTTCCTGATACATGTAGCTATTTGAATGAAGATGCTTTACCTGGTTCTCTTATGTCTCCTCGGGATGTTTACTGGCATGATACTATTGGTTCCGTAGACCTAATAAAATCAGATCACCCTGAATGTGTTTCAGCATTTGCAAGTTCTAAGATAAAAATGTTGCAAAACTTGTACCCACATCTTCATGATTTTTTTGTGAATGAATGTGGAGTGGATGCGAGTCCTCCCTTTAGCAGCTACCTTCAGATTTTGCTGGAGTTATCTGCTATTGCTTTGCCGCATCAGGCTGCAAAGCAG GTTTTTGAGGTGTTCTTAATCTGGGATGATGCATTGAGATCTGGATCAATGACGTCCGAAGATGTTCAATTCCTGAAAGAAAATCTCCTGAAAAAGGAATATGCTGTGCTTCCTACTAGACAAGATAAATGGGTTTCTCTACACTCGTCATTTGGTATAGTCTGTTGGTCTGATGATGATAATCTACGAAGAGAATTCAAACATCGTGAAGGTGTTGACTTCCTGTATTTTGAGAAGTCCACTCTAAGGGCTCAGTCAGATGCTTCTGGGGAAGACAATCAGATACTTCTGGGGAAGGTCTCAGTTGCCATGCAAAGACTAGGAATTCCTGTCCTCTCTAAG ATTATAACCCGTGAGGCTATTGCCTATGGTTCAGAAGATAGTAGTTCCATTTCGTTGCTGGTGAACTGGGTTCTTCCATATGCTCAGCGCTACATCTTCAATGCACACCCGGACAAATATTTTCAACTTAAGCAATCTTCTTTTGAGAATCTCAAACATCTGAAGATTGTTGTTGTTGAAAAGTTGTTCTATCGGTATAAGATAAATAAATCTGACATTGCATCAAAGAAAAGACACCAGTGCAACTGCCTTCTGCAG GAAAACATTTTATACTGCTGTCGGGAATCAGATTCACACTCAATATTTCTAGAGTTGTCTTGTTTACTATTTGATGGAACCCCCGAATTGCACTTTGCAAATTTCCTTCATATGATGAAGACCATGGCTGAATCAGGTGCGACAGAGGAGCAAACAGAATCGTTCATTTTGAACAGCCAGAAGATGCCAAAGCTCCCTGATGAGGAATATACCTGGTCTCTTCAATCTGTCTCATCGTTGATGGAAAGTAATGCTGCGTCTTCCGACTCTGTAAAGGTTCAGGATTTGAGCAATTTACCATCCAAACGCAAACATGGCATCAAGTCCTCAAACTGGCCACCTGCTAATTGGAAAACCGCACCTGGTTTTGAGTCTGTTGATACATCTAGGTTGACAAAACCATGGCCCAGCACTGTGCAAATCCAAGCGGGGAATATTGCACGAGAAGATTGTAGAACAGCAGATATTTGTTTTAATGATGTTAGCAGTGAATTTAACATTGATGTTAATTCAACAACTCAGGGAGCAGTTCAAGTTGAGACAGAGGTTCCAGAACCGCAGTCTAATCTTCCGAGCAACTTGGTGCCATCTAACGTTAACGTTGTCATGGATTCTATTGATCTCGATTCCTTTGATACCAAGGATGTCGGGCCATCTGTTTGTAGCGAGAAAGATCCGGCACTTAGTCAGCAGGCATTGCTCACAGGGAGATTGGGAGAGCTCGTGGCTTTCAAATATTTCATGGGGGAAGAAGTTGGTGAGCGGTCTGTGAAATGGGTGAACGAAGCTAATGAAACTGGACTGCCTTACGATATTGTATTGGAGGGCGATGACAGCACTACCGAATATATCGAAGTAAAAGCGACCAGATATGGAAGAAAGAATTGGTTTCTCATATCTCTTAGAGAGTGGCAATTTGCAATCGAGAAAGGTGAATCTTTCAGCATTGCACATGTTGTCTTGGCAGAAAATAATATGGCAAAagtcacggtataccaaaatccAGCCAGATTGTGCCAACTGGGTAATTTGAGGTTGGCAGTTGTGGTACCAAAACAGTGA